A genomic region of Alnus glutinosa chromosome 11, dhAlnGlut1.1, whole genome shotgun sequence contains the following coding sequences:
- the LOC133881562 gene encoding cysteine protease RD19A, whose translation MDRRFSLFSLLFLFVVVSAATTSPESDPLIRQVVDGVDGRLGAEHQHFELFKRRYGKSYGSQEEHELRFAVFRANLRRARRHQKMDPSATHGVTQFSDLTPSEFRRTFLGLRSRLRLPSDANTAPILPTENLPADFDWRDHGAVSAVKNQGSCGSCWSFSTTGALEGANFLATGKLVSLSEQQLVDCDHECDPEEPGSCDSGCNGGLMNSAFEYTLKAGGLMREEDYPYTGTDRSTCKFDKSKIAASVSNFSVVSLDEDQIAANLVKNGPLAVAINAVFMQTYVGGVSCPYICSRRLDHGVLLVGFGSAGYSPVRMKEKPYWIIKNSWGENWGEKGFYKICRGRNICGVDSMVSTVAAVQTTSQ comes from the exons ATGGATCGtcgattctctctcttctcgcTCCTCTTCCTGTTCGTCGTCGTCTCGGCTGCGACGACGTCGCCGGAGTCGGATCCTTTGATTCGACAGGTCGTGGATGGCGTGGATGGCCGGTTGGGCGCGGAGCACCAACACTTCGAGCTGTTCAAGCGGAGGTACGGCAAGTCGTACGGCTCGCAGGAGGAGCACGAGCTCAGGTTCGCGGTGTTCAGGGCGAACCTGCGGCGAGCGCGTAGGCACCAGAAGATGGACCCGTCGGCGACCCACGGCGTGACCCAGTTCTCGGACCTGACCCCATCGGAGTTCCGGAGGACATTCCTGGGGCTCAGGAGCCGCCTCAGGCTGCCATCGGATGCCAACACGGCTCCGATCTTGCCGACCGAAAATCTTCCGGCCGATTTTGATTGGAGAGATCATGGAGCTGTTTCCGCCGTCAAAAATCAG GGTTCGTGCGGATCATGTTGGAGTTTCAGTACAACTGGGGCCTTGGAAGGTGCTAACTTCCTTGCCACCGGGAAGCTTGTTAGTCTTAGCGAGCAACAGCTTGTGGACTGTGATCATGAG TGTGATCCTGAAGAGCCAGGATCATGTGACTCTGGGTGCAATGGTGGGTTGATGAATAGTGCCTTTGAATACACACTTAAAGCTGGTGGACTGATGAGAGAGGAAGACTATCCTTACACCGGTACTGATCGCTCGACCTGCAAATTTGATAAATCCAAGATTGCGGCATCAGTATCCAACTTCAGTGTCGTCTCCCTTGATGAAGATCAAATCGCTGCTAATCTTGTGAAAAATGGCCCTCTTGCCG TGGCTATCAATGCGGTCTTCATGCAGACATATGTCGGCGGAGTTTCATGCCCGTACATATGCTCAAGGCGGCTGGATCATGGAGTGTTATTGGTGGGATTTGGCTCAGCTGGCTATTCTCCTGTCCGAATGAAGGAGAAGCCATATTGGATCATCAAGAACTCATGGGGTGAAAACTGGGGAGAGAAGGGGTTCTACAAAATCTGCAGGGGCCGCAATATCTGTGGAGTGGACTCCATGGTCTCGACCGTTGCTGCTGTGCAGACCACCTCACAGTAG
- the LOC133881627 gene encoding V-type proton ATPase subunit a3 has protein sequence MGEVRGGWIPPMYLFRSEAMQLVQLIIPMESAHHTVSYLGDLGLIQFKDLNAEKSPFQRTYAAQIKKCGEMARKLRFFKDQMLKAGFSPKKSATQVHINVDDLEVKLGELEAELIEINANGEKLQRTYNELVEYKLVLHMAGEFFHAAHSSATELQREYESRHIDEESLDTPLLLDQEKSTDSSKQIKLGFLTGLVPREKFMAFERIIFRATRGNVFLRQVAVEDPVTDPVSGEKVEKNVFVVFYSGERAKNKILKICEAFGANRYPFNEDLGKQAQMITEVSGRLSELKTTIDIGLLQRGSLLQTIGDHFEQWDLLVRKEKSVYHTLNMLSLDVTKKCLVAEGWSPVFATKQIQDALQRAAFDSNSQVGAIFQVLQTKELPPTYFRTNKFTSPFQEIVDAYGVAKYQEANPTVYTIITFPFLFAVMFGDWGHGICLLLATLFLIARERKYSSQKLGDIMEMMFGGRYCILMMALFSIYTGVIYNEFFSVPFELFAPSAYACRDLSCRDATTVGLIKVLPTYPFGVDPAWHGTRSELPFLNSLKMKMSILIGVAQMNLGILLSYCNAKFFRNSVNIWFQFAPQIIFLNSLFGYLSILILVKWCTGSKADLYHVMIYMFLSPTDELGENQLFAGQKTLQLVLLLLAFVAVPWMLLPKPFLLKKQHQDRHQGHSYTPLESTENTFQLESNHESHGHEEFDFSEVFVHQLIHTIEFVLGSVSNTASYLRLWALSLAHSELSSVFYDKLLLLALGYNNIIILIVGIIIFVCATVGVLLVMETLSAFLHALRLHWVEFQNKFYEGDGYKFYPFSFALLDGEDE, from the exons atgggagAGGTTCGCGGAGGGTGGATCCCGCCGATGTACCTGTTCAGGTCGGAGGCGATGCAGCTGGTGCAGCTCATCATCCCGATGGAGTCCGCTCACCACACCGTCTCTTACCTCGGCGACCTCGGCCTCATCCAATTCAAAGAC CTCAACGCGGAGAAGAGCCCCTTTCAGCGGACTTATGCTGCTCAG ATAAAAAAATGTGGGGAGATGGCACGCAAATTACGTTTTTTCAAGGATCAAATGCTCAAGGCAggtttttctccaaaaaagtCTGCAACACAAGTTCATATCAATGTGGATGATTTGGAG GTAAAACTTGGTGAACTTGAGGCAGAGCTGATTGAAATAAATGCAAATGGTGAGAAGTTGCAACGCACTTATAATGAGCTAGTAGAATATAAGCTTGTTCTGCACATG GCTGGTGAGTTTTTTCATGCAGCTCACAGCAGTGCCACAGAACTACAGAGAGAGTATGAATCACGTCACATTGATGAAGAATCCTTGGATACACCTTTATTATTGGACCAA GAAAAGTCAACTGATTCAtcaaaacaaattaagttggggTTCCTCACAGGGCTTGTTCCAAGGGAAAAGTTTATGGCATTTGAGAGGATTATTTTTCGTGCTACTAGGGGTAATGTCTTTCTAAGGCAGGTCGCAGTTGAGGATCCTGTGACTGATCCTGTTTCTGGTGAGAAG GTGGAGAAGAATGTGTTTGTGGTTTTCTACTCTGGAGAAAGAGCAAAgaacaaaattcttaaaatatgtgAGGCTTTTGGTGCAAATCGTTATCCTTTTAATGAGGACTTGGGCAAACAAGCTCAAATGATCACTGAG GTTTCAGGAAGACTCTCAGAGCTCAAGACTACTATAGACATTGGACTGCTGCAACGGGGCAGTTTGTTACAGACTATTGGAGATCACTTTGAGCAGTGGGACCTTTTG GTGAGAAAGGAGAAATCCGTATATCACACCCTGAACATGCTTAGCCTTGATGTGACAAAAAAGTGTCTTGTTGCTGAGGGTTGGAGTCCTGTTTTTGCTACAAAACAG ATCCAGGATGCATTGCAGAGGGCAGCATTTGACTCTAACTCCCAAGTTGGAGCAATTTTCCAGGTTTTGCAAACAAAGGAGTTACCGCCTACCTATTTCCGCACAAACAAATTCACTTCTCCTTTCCAAGAAATAGTTGATGCATATGG GGTGGCTAAATATCAAGAAGCGAATCCTACCGTATACACTATCATTACATTCCCATTTCTTTTTGCTGTCATGTTTGGTGATTGGGGGCATGGAATATGCTTATTACTTGCAACATTATTTCTAATAGCCAGGGAGAGGAAATATTCTAGTCAG AAGCTTGGAGACATTATGGAAATGATGTTTGGTGGTCGTTATTGTATTTTGATGATGGCACTCTTCTCAATCTACACAGGTGTGATCTATAATGAATTCTTCTCGGTCCCATTTGAGCTGTTTGCTCCCTCTGCATATGCATGCCGTGATCTTTCTTGCAG AGATGCTACTACAGTGGGCTTGATTAAGGTGCTTCCCACTTATCCATTTGGCGTAGATCCAGCATGGCATGGCACCCGTAGTGAGCTGCCATTCCTTAACTCTTTGAAGATGAAAATGTCGATCCTTATTGGGGTGGCCCAAATGAACCTTGGGATCTTATTAAGCTATTGCAATGCCAAATTCTTTAGGAATAGCGTGAATATCTG GTTCCAATTTGCTCCccagattatttttttaaacagttTGTTTGGCTACCTGTCCATTCTCATCCTTGTGAAGTGGTGCACTGGTTCAAAAGCCGATCTATACCATGTAATGATATACATGTTCCTCAGTCCTACTGATGAACTTGGTGAAAACCAGCTTTTTGCTGGCCAGAAGACACTGCAG CTTGTGCTATTATTACTGGCCTTTGTTGCTGTACCCTGGATGCTACTTCCAAAgccttttcttttgaagaaGCAACACCAAGAT CGGCACCAAGGCCACTCCTACACACCGCTTGAGAGCACAGAGAACACCTTCCAACTGGAGTCAAATCATGAATCCCATGGTCATGAGGAGTTCGATTTTAGTGAAGTTTTTGTACACCAACTCATACATACTATAGAATTTGTGCTCGGATCAGTCTCGAATACGGCTTCTTACCTTCGTCTATGGGCCCTAAG TCTTGCGCACTCGGAGTTGTCAAGTGTATTCTATGATAAACTTCTCCTACTGGCTTTGGG GTACAACAATATAATTATCCTTATAGTCGGCATCATCATCTTTGTTTGCGCTACTGTTGGGGTGTTGCTAGTGATGGAAACCCTCAGCGCTTTCCTACACGCTTTGCGTCTTCACTGGGTGGAGTTCCAAAACAAGTTTTATGAGGGAGACGGTTACAAGTTCTATCCATTCTCATTTGCATTACTTGATGGTGAAGATGAATGA